The Effusibacillus pohliae DSM 22757 genome window below encodes:
- a CDS encoding 3D domain-containing protein codes for MMLTLKKASACAAIVSALIGGGWMAKEAVHGKADSGKSTVEAQQSQPQPPATLQSAEESKQNEPETAAQSAVLASRSGAPAARAYANGASATGGNGSASAAAQGGSGMAANTVREGDTGNPAAVQAQQSPAIGQKPAVTAGQTLTMRATAYGPTESSGQFGGKTYLGTPVRQGVIAVDPKVIPLGTRVWVSGYHHPNLPANGFMAVAEDIGGAIRGNRIDIYINADAQSVRDFGIQTVQVRILK; via the coding sequence ATGATGTTGACCTTGAAAAAGGCATCCGCCTGTGCAGCGATCGTTTCGGCTCTGATTGGCGGAGGGTGGATGGCCAAGGAGGCAGTGCACGGCAAAGCGGATTCTGGCAAGTCAACTGTCGAGGCACAGCAATCCCAGCCGCAGCCGCCTGCGACCTTGCAGTCCGCAGAGGAAAGCAAACAAAATGAGCCGGAGACCGCTGCGCAGTCAGCGGTGCTGGCTAGCCGCAGCGGCGCACCTGCTGCCCGGGCATATGCAAACGGTGCATCAGCCACCGGAGGAAATGGGAGCGCTTCGGCTGCTGCGCAAGGTGGCAGCGGGATGGCTGCAAACACCGTTCGCGAGGGCGATACCGGCAATCCGGCCGCTGTGCAGGCGCAACAGTCCCCCGCCATCGGACAGAAACCGGCCGTTACCGCCGGACAAACGCTCACCATGCGAGCGACCGCTTACGGTCCGACCGAAAGCAGCGGGCAATTTGGCGGAAAGACGTATCTGGGAACGCCGGTCCGACAAGGGGTGATCGCGGTCGATCCGAAAGTGATTCCGCTGGGTACCCGCGTTTGGGTCTCAGGATACCATCATCCGAATCTACCGGCCAATGGCTTCATGGCTGTAGCTGAAGACATCGGCGGGGCGATTCGCGGAAACCGGATCGACATCTATATCAACGCGGATGCGCAATCCGTGCGCGACTTCGGCATCCAAACCGTGCAGGTTCGTATCCT